A stretch of Leucobacter aridicollis DNA encodes these proteins:
- a CDS encoding phosphotransferase — translation MEENERGEHLPGGSGGVWRMRSADGTTRVHRPTGAWTPAVHELLDYLASAGLDGIPEVYGTDAAGREVLSYLPGDTLDPETEQPSAAALAAAARWLRRFHDAVADFEPTHHVWRPGEQRLARERGEIICHNDPGLYNWVVVDGEFAGMIDWDRAGPGLPLDDLAFLVWSGVPLLREIPLAEAAARIKLAAESYGGVDGKQLLDAVTHRMDLIATRWQAGIERGDPGTLALRDSGIMARHEARVAAFGGRRAALEALLS, via the coding sequence GTGGAAGAAAACGAACGAGGCGAACACCTCCCCGGCGGCTCCGGCGGGGTCTGGCGAATGCGATCGGCCGATGGCACGACCCGTGTGCACCGGCCGACCGGCGCATGGACGCCCGCGGTTCACGAATTGCTCGACTACCTCGCATCCGCAGGCCTGGACGGCATCCCCGAGGTGTACGGCACCGACGCGGCCGGCCGCGAGGTGCTGAGCTACCTGCCGGGAGACACGCTCGACCCGGAGACCGAGCAACCGAGTGCGGCCGCGCTCGCCGCCGCCGCGCGGTGGCTTCGTCGGTTCCACGACGCGGTCGCCGACTTCGAGCCCACCCACCACGTGTGGCGGCCGGGGGAGCAGCGGCTCGCCCGGGAACGCGGCGAGATCATCTGTCACAACGATCCGGGCCTGTACAACTGGGTTGTCGTCGACGGCGAGTTCGCCGGCATGATCGACTGGGACCGGGCGGGCCCTGGGCTGCCGCTCGACGACCTCGCGTTTCTGGTGTGGTCGGGGGTGCCGCTGCTACGCGAGATCCCCCTCGCCGAGGCCGCCGCGCGAATCAAGCTCGCCGCGGAGTCCTACGGGGGCGTCGACGGCAAGCAGCTGCTGGACGCGGTGACTCACCGTATGGACCTCATTGCGACCCGCTGGCAGGCGGGCATCGAGCGCGGCGACCCGGGCACGCTCGCGCTGCGGGACTCCGGCATCATGGCCCGGCATGAAGCGAGGGTGGCCGCGTTTGGTGGCCGTCGCGCCGCGCTTGAAGCGCTCCTCTCCTGA